The Podospora pseudocomata strain CBS 415.72m chromosome 1 map unlocalized CBS415.72m_1, whole genome shotgun sequence genome has a segment encoding these proteins:
- the AMS1 gene encoding Glycoside hydrolase, 38 vacuolar alpha mannosidase (BUSCO:EOG092607QZ; CAZy:GH38; COG:G; EggNog:ENOG503NW9D), which yields MGGENHCGNGPRSDYPIRAPKPVGQYISQIYKSRIGQFYARGQYANENLLSMMNDAVVYGEPHVQLWVWHAPGQTRPTFKEAVSHDFEKTKVGASFGPSWTTHWFRVKITVPDNVRDQELVEFHWDANNEGLIWSEDGKPLQGLTGGGERVEWALPKPFLDGKEHTFYVEMACNGMFGIGQGDLIAAPDPNRYYTVERANIVAVNPDARGLHIDTWIIGDAAKEFPSDSPEQHHALDVYNRIIEAFEPGNKDSLKTCRKIAQEYLGPDVDSHKVYESDKKPLVFGIGHCHIDSCWLWPFDETKRKVARSWSNQCNLMERYPELNFACSQAQQYKWLKELYPYVFERVKQKVKDGQFHPIGGSWVEHDTNLPSGESLVRQFVYGQRFFEENFGKRCQTFWLPDTFGYSSQLPQLCRLAGMTRFLTQKLSWNNINKFPHTTFNWVALDGSQVICHMPPAETYTAEAHFGDVKRSMSQHKSLDQDPTSLLVFGKGDGGGGPTWQHLEKLRRARGISDTVGLLPRVHMGSSVDDFFDHLEAKGDKLVTWYGELYFELHRGTYTTQSNNKRNNRRAEDALRAVELLATIASIEGHCAYPKKEIDEMWESVLLCQFHDCLPGSSIEMCYHDSDEIYKKVFETAEKILGEATGLREATADAVTSNTGVAFTSLPWSRHEIVELADGELAVASGPGPFMKLRPFSLESEETLVTLEQPSPDVFVLQNTQLKVKLESGLITSLYDLKANREIIPKGQKANRYVIFDDKPLYWQAWDVEVFHLDSRKELSTSETKVHEQKKHRVSVITKTKISDKSYIETVISLSACSPSQQSFVEVSSKVEWHETMKFLKVEFPVDIRNTEASYETQFGIVRRPTHYNTSWDMAKFEVCSHRFADLSEHGYGVSVLNDCKYGFATSGNLMRLSLLRSSKAPDAHADMGTHHIRWGILPHQGGLSHVTVRKGYEFNNPLKIFEVESLGDVKSWLRTRRVWLDSESDEGLVLDTVKRGEDDEKTGEENVILRMYDSLGGLARGRVKSVWGIKRVTKVNLLEDEVEEVEVDGDGFGVELKAFEVATYKLELDH from the exons ATGGGCGGCGAAAACCACTGCGGGAATGGTCCTAGAAGTGACTATCCCATCCGGGCTCCCAAACCAGTCGGCCAGTACATCAGCCAAATCTACAAGTCTCGCATCGGCCAATTCTACGCCAGGGGCCAATATGCCAACGAAAACCTCCTTTCCATGATGAACGATGCCGTCGTCTACGGCGAGCCTCATGTCCAACTCTGGGTTTGGCACGCTCCTGGACAGACCAGGCCAACCTTCAAAGAGGCCGTCTCTCATGACTTTGAAAAGACCAAGGTCGGCGCCAGCTTTGGTCCATCCTGGACCACTCATTGGTTCAGGGTCAAGATCACAGTCCCGGACAATGTTCGCGATCAGGAGCTGGTCGAGTTTCACTGGGACGCCAACAACGAGGGTTTGATCTGGTCCGAGGACGGCAAGCCTCTCCAGGGCCTcactggcggcggcgagagAGTGGAGTGGGCTCTTCCCAAGCCCTTCCTTGATGGAAAGGAACACACCTTTTACGTCGAGATGGCTTGCAACGGCATGTTTGGCATCGGCCAGGGTGACCTCATCGCTGCTCCCGACCCGAACAGGTACTACACCGTCGAGAGAGCCAACATTGTAGCGGTCAACCCGGACGCTCGCGGCCTGCATATCGATACTTGGATCATTGGCGACGCCGCCAAAGAATTCCCCTCGGACTCCCCTGAGCAGCATCATGCTCTGGATGTTTACAACAGGATTATCGAGGCCTTCGAGCCCGGCAACAAAGACTCGCTCAAGACGTGCCGGAAGATTGCTCAGGAGTACCTCGGCCCCGATGTCGACTCACACAAGGTGTACGAGAGTGACAAGAAGCCTCTTGTCTTTGGTATTGGCCACTGCCACATCGACAGTTGCTGGCTCTGGCCATTTGATGAGaccaagcgcaaggttgccCGATCATGGTCCAACCAGTGCAATTTGATGGAGAGGTATCCCGAGCTCAACTTTGCCTGCTCCCAAGCCCAGCAGTACAAGTGGCTCAAAGAACTGTACCCCTATGTCTTTGAGCGTGTCAAGCAGAAGGTCAAGGATGGCCAGTTCCACCCCATCGGCGGCAGCTGGGTTGAGCACGACACCAACCTGCCCAGCGGCGAGTCTCTAGTCCGTCAGTTCGTGTACGGCCAGCGCTTTTTCGAGGAAAACTTTGGGAAGCGCTGTCAGACCTTCTGGCTGCCCGACACCTTTGGATACTCCAGCCAGCTCCCTCAACTGTGTCGGCTGGCCGGCATGACGCGCTTCCTCACCCAGAAGCTCAGCTGGAATAACATCAACAAGTTCCCGCACACCACCTTCAACTGGGTTGCTCTGGATGGCTCACAGGTGATATGCCACATGCCGCCGGCTGAAACATACACGGCGGAGGCCCACTTCGGCGATGTCAAGCGTAGCATGTCGCAGCACAAGTCTCTTGACCAGGACCCGACCTCGCTTCTTGTTTTTGGAAAGGGagacggtggcggcggccCTACCTGGCAGCATCTCGAGAAGCTCCGCCGCGCTCGTGGTATCAGCGACACGGTAGGCCTTCTCCCTCGGGTGCACATGGGCAGCTCGGTCGATGACTTCTTCGATCACCTCGAAGCCAAGGGCGACAAGCTCGTGACGTGGTATGGCGAGCTGTACTTTGAATTGCACCGCGGAACATACACCACTCAGTCCAACAACAAGCGCAACAACCGCAGAGCCGAAGACGCGCTCCGTGCTGTCGAGCTGCTGGCTACCATTGCCTCGATCGAGGGACACTGCGCCTAtcccaagaaggagattgatgaGATGTGGGAGTCGGTTCTTCTTTGTCAGTTCCACGACTGCTTGCCCGGAAGCTCGATTGAGATGTGCTATCATGATTCTGATGAG ATTTACAAGAAGGTTTTTGAGACCGCCGAGAAGATTCTCGGCGAGGCTACAGGCCTCCGTGAAGCCACCGCCGATGCTGTCACGTCAAACACTGGCGTGGCATTCACCTCGCTTCCGTGGTCGCGTCACGAGATAGTCGAGCTTGCCGATGGCGAGCTTGCCGTCGCTTCCGGCCCAGGCCCCTTTATGAAACTTCGGCCTTTCTCCCTTGAGAGCGAGGAAACGCTGGTGACGCTCGAACAGCCATCCCCGGATGTGTTTGTGCTCCAGAACACCCAGTTGAAGGTCAAGCTCGAGAGCGGCCTCATCACATCGCTCTACGACCTGAAGGCCAACCGAGAGATCATTCCCAAGGGACAGAAGGCCAACCGATACGTCATTTTTGACGACAAGCCTCTGTACTGGCAGGCTTGGGATGTCGAGGTGTTCCATCTCGACAGCCGCAAGGAGCTCTCGACTTCTGAGACCAAGGTTCATGAGCAGAAGAAGCACCGCGTCAGCGTCATTaccaagaccaagatcaGCGACAAGAGCTACATCGAGACGGTGATTAGTCTTTCGGCGTGCTCTCCAAGCCAACAGTCGTTCGTCGAGGTCAGCAGCAAGGTGGAGTGGCACGAGACGATGAAGTTTCTCAAGGTTGAGTTTCCCGTGGATATCCGCAACACGGAAGCGAGCTATGAAACCCAGTTTGGTATCGTGCGGAGGCCTACTCACTACAATACGAGCTGGGACATGGCCAAGTTTGAGGTTTGCTCGCATCGGTTTGCGGATTTGTCGGAGCATGGCTATGGTGTTTCTGTTTTGAACGACTGCAAGTATGGGTTTGCCACGAGCGGGAACCTGATGAGGCTGTCGCTGCTGAGGAGCTCCAAGGCGCCTGATGCGCATGCTGATATGGGAACTCATCACATCCGGTGGGGAATTTTGCCGCATCAGGGGGGGCTGAGCCATGTTACTGTGAGGAAGGGGTACGAGTTTAACAACCCGCTCAAGATTTTTGAGGTGGAGAGCCTGGGGGATGTGAAGAGTTGGttgcggacgaggagggtgtggttggACAGCGAGTCggatgaggggttggtgctggACACGGtcaagaggggggaggatgatgagaagacgggggaggagaatgtGATTTTGAGAATGTATGACAGTCTTGGGGGGCTGGCGAGGGGTAGGGTGAAGAGTGTGTGGGGGATCAAGAGGGTGACCAAGGTGAATTtgctggaggatgaggttgaggaggtggaggtggatggggatgggtttggtgttgagctGAAGGCTTTTGAGGTGGCGACTTACAAGTTGGAGTTGGACCATTAA
- a CDS encoding uncharacterized protein (EggNog:ENOG503PB7K): MMAAPMPGPLSLNPQIPVTPPPDHHMFMKGLFPPNAFQQLGHHNHNHQHHSQPPQQYRGIGLGLQHHEPTPSNSTTSGPHIKSEADPPSLISPRPSSRSTMQPPPPQLQTSPTFPPSYPSSKPQQQQQQQQQQHHHQQQQVGIDPATAAQAAVDPRYIAMASRIASYYQQRCQAVANFQQQRCQQWAAAQRAKCQEMTQAAMLVVAWYIRDRINRRRKRQKKTFKRALNNKNSAKSKVTKGETVRNWVMGVPLEKGDFVPGRELPKDEQERDFDMDRMGEREEDKDGRLFEVADGLIKSQLARVEVPFLGLVGFEESESEESEGESEMSYEEEELEEGEEYEEEEEEEEYEEEEEHVGMGKGKEEENTMGSLSKDAQLGTVEGTDRRKSRDSSVL; this comes from the exons ATGATGGCGGCGCCAATGCCAGGGCCGCTTTCCTTGAACCCCCAGATTCCcgtcacccctcccccggaCCACCACATGTTCATGAAAGGGCTCTTTCCACCAAACGCCTTTCAACAACTAGGGcatcacaaccacaaccaccaacatcacagccaaccaccacagcaatACCGCGGAATCGGTTTAGGATTACAACACCACgaaccaaccccatcaaacTCCACAACCTCCGGCCCACACATCAAATCCGAAGCTGATCCCCCCAGTCTCATCTCCCCAAGACCATCCTCCCGATCAACAatgcaaccaccaccaccccaactccaaacctccccaacattccccccttcctatccctcttccaagccccaacaacaacaacaacaacaacaacaacaacaccaccaccaacaacaaca agtCGGAATCGACCCCGCCACAGCAGCCCAAGCGGCCGTCGACCCCCGCTACATAGCCATGGCCTCCCGCATAGCCTCGTACTACCAACAGCGCTGCCAAGCGGTAGCCAacttccagcagcagcgctgCCAGCAGTGGGCCGCTGCCCAGAGAGCAAAATGCCAGGAGATGACACAGGCGGCGATGCTGGTCGTGGCGTGGTATATCAGGGACCGTATCAACAGGCGGAGAAAACGGCAGAAAAAGACCTTCAAGCGGGCGCTCAATAATAAAAACAGCGCCAAGAGTAAGGTGACGAAGGGGGAGACGGTGAGGAAttgggtgatgggtgttcctttggagaagggggattTTGTGCCGGGGAGGGAGCTGCCTAAGGATGAACAAGAAAGAGATTTTGATATGGATaggatgggggagagggaggaggataaggATGGGAGGTTGTTTGAGGTGGCGGATGGGTTGATTAAGAGCCAgctggcgagggtggaggtgccgtttttggggttggtggggtttgaggagagtgagagtgaggagagtgagggtgagagtgagatgagttatgaggaagaggagttggaagagggggaggaatatgaggaggaggaggaagaggaggaatatgaagaggaggaagagcatgtggggatggggaaggggaaggaggaggagaatacTATGGGGAGTTTGAGCAAGGATGCGCAGTTGGGGACGGTAGAGGGAACGGATAGGAGGAAGAGTAGGGATAGTAGTGTTTTATGA